One stretch of Croceibacterium atlanticum DNA includes these proteins:
- a CDS encoding Mrp/NBP35 family ATP-binding protein gives MTSAEDIKQQIPPKIAAFVRSVRFADGVATIVADASGLGRAAAAELQRELESHASAVDGVSEVRVALMADRVARRIIAIGSGKGGVGKSTLTANLAVALARMGRKVGVVDADVYGPSQVMLLDAANQKVKAEDDKLVPVESEFGVKLLSMAQLVQPGKAIAWRGPMVGNALSQLMDSHWGDTELLLIDLPPGTGDVQLTMLQKFKPAGAIVVSTPQDLALIDATRAIDLFRQAQVPVIGLVENMAGYVCPHCGEISDPFGQGGAEAASRALGEDFLGRVPLAMEIRVASDTGQPPAANDTEQGRAFTAIAERLSAWLDANKE, from the coding sequence ATGACCTCCGCAGAAGATATCAAACAGCAGATTCCTCCCAAGATCGCGGCATTCGTCCGGTCGGTCCGTTTTGCCGACGGCGTGGCCACCATCGTTGCCGATGCATCGGGCCTGGGCCGCGCCGCTGCGGCCGAATTGCAGCGAGAGCTGGAAAGCCATGCCAGCGCAGTGGATGGCGTATCGGAAGTGCGCGTGGCGCTGATGGCTGACCGCGTGGCCCGGCGCATCATTGCCATCGGGTCCGGCAAGGGCGGGGTGGGCAAATCCACCCTGACCGCAAATCTTGCCGTGGCGCTGGCCCGGATGGGGCGCAAGGTCGGCGTGGTGGATGCCGATGTCTATGGCCCGTCGCAGGTCATGCTGCTGGATGCCGCCAACCAGAAGGTGAAGGCGGAAGACGACAAGCTGGTGCCGGTGGAAAGCGAATTCGGCGTCAAATTGCTGTCCATGGCGCAATTGGTGCAGCCGGGTAAGGCAATCGCCTGGCGCGGGCCGATGGTGGGCAACGCATTGTCGCAGCTGATGGATTCGCATTGGGGCGACACCGAATTACTGCTGATCGACCTGCCGCCGGGCACGGGCGACGTGCAGCTGACCATGCTGCAGAAGTTCAAGCCGGCCGGTGCGATCGTGGTTTCCACGCCGCAGGATCTGGCGTTGATCGACGCGACGCGCGCGATCGATCTGTTCAGGCAGGCGCAGGTGCCCGTGATCGGCCTGGTGGAAAACATGGCCGGCTATGTCTGCCCGCATTGCGGCGAAATTTCCGATCCCTTCGGCCAGGGCGGGGCGGAAGCCGCTTCGCGCGCATTGGGCGAGGATTTCCTCGGCCGCGTGCCATTGGCCATGGAAATCCGCGTCGCCAGCGATACCGGGCAGCCGCCCGCCGCCAATGATACGGAACAGGGCCGCGCCTTTACCGCCATTGCGGAGCGTCTTTCCGCCTGGCTGGACGCGAACAAGGAATAG
- a CDS encoding xanthine dehydrogenase family protein molybdopterin-binding subunit: MKISRRAVLAGAAAGGGLVVAWMLMPRDYGSSLEAGPGEAGFGAWLKIDRQGVITVAMPQLEMGQGISTLLPQIVAMELGADWRQIAVEPAPVSAAYANYELAARWAPMWRPLLPSLAEKADDLMLRRWAEGERFTATAEGTSIANFELPCREAAASARAMLTMAAAERWDVPWQECQAENGFIRHGEARLSFAELVEDAGEFDPPDPPPLRPQAPKDGEPEFALEDERHLPFPRLDLPSKVDGSWLFAGDVRLPDMVYAAIRHGPLDRAEVSSFDREAIAGHPELLGVVNGKRWLATVASNWWAAERALDDLAVRFRVTDPVSSAEIAEALDAGVRRGAGQRVGQRGDGDANMVEPTLAFRYDIMPAAHGTLETASCTARLANGRLELWLATQAPEYAREAAAKALGLSLGDVVLYPMPAGGSFDRRLEHDHAIEAALIARETGRPVQLVWSRWQEQLRLRPRPPVAATLSARLDSSGRIEIMRARVAAPPSALEFGRRLFGNATSWGAIADVAGEADAMVLEGLMPPYAIPHVALDHVPVRIGLPTGRLRGNALGYGCFMMESFIDEVARRQEQEPLSFRISMLGDDLRLAHCLQTAARLGNWGGGEAGSGQGLACHRMGDDARSGRIALIATAVAGEGGVRVERLSAAVDIGRVINRDIALQQIEGGLLFGLGLALGSGMEYDQGLPVQGRLASLNMPSLADSPEIEIELIESDADPFDPGELPVAPVAPAIANALFSATGLRLRRLPLLSGGL, from the coding sequence GTGAAGATTTCGCGCCGCGCTGTATTGGCCGGTGCGGCCGCGGGCGGCGGCCTTGTTGTCGCGTGGATGCTGATGCCGCGCGATTACGGGTCATCCCTGGAAGCCGGCCCGGGCGAAGCGGGCTTTGGCGCCTGGCTGAAGATCGACCGGCAGGGCGTGATCACCGTGGCAATGCCCCAGCTGGAAATGGGCCAGGGCATTTCCACCCTGTTGCCGCAGATCGTGGCGATGGAACTGGGGGCGGACTGGCGCCAGATCGCGGTGGAGCCCGCACCGGTCAGCGCCGCCTATGCCAATTATGAACTGGCGGCGCGATGGGCGCCCATGTGGCGGCCCCTGTTGCCATCGCTGGCGGAAAAAGCGGATGACCTGATGCTGCGCCGCTGGGCGGAAGGGGAACGTTTTACCGCCACGGCCGAAGGCACATCCATCGCCAATTTCGAACTGCCTTGCCGCGAGGCGGCGGCCAGCGCACGGGCCATGCTGACCATGGCCGCGGCGGAACGCTGGGACGTGCCGTGGCAGGAATGCCAGGCGGAAAACGGCTTCATCCGGCATGGTGAAGCGCGCCTGAGCTTTGCCGAACTGGTCGAGGATGCTGGCGAATTCGATCCGCCGGACCCGCCGCCCCTGCGTCCGCAGGCGCCGAAGGATGGCGAGCCGGAATTCGCGCTGGAGGATGAACGGCACTTGCCCTTCCCCCGGCTGGACCTGCCATCGAAGGTGGATGGGAGCTGGCTTTTCGCCGGAGATGTCCGCCTGCCGGACATGGTTTATGCCGCCATCCGCCACGGGCCGCTGGACCGGGCGGAAGTGTCCAGTTTCGACCGGGAAGCGATCGCCGGCCATCCTGAACTGTTGGGTGTGGTCAATGGCAAGCGCTGGCTGGCCACCGTGGCAAGCAATTGGTGGGCGGCCGAACGCGCGCTGGATGATCTTGCCGTGCGGTTCCGCGTCACGGACCCTGTCAGTTCCGCCGAAATCGCCGAGGCGCTGGATGCGGGCGTGCGCCGGGGGGCGGGGCAGCGCGTTGGCCAGCGCGGCGATGGCGACGCGAATATGGTCGAACCGACGCTGGCCTTTCGCTATGACATAATGCCCGCTGCGCATGGCACGTTGGAAACCGCCAGCTGCACGGCGCGCCTTGCCAATGGCCGGCTGGAATTATGGCTGGCCACGCAGGCGCCGGAATATGCACGGGAAGCGGCGGCAAAGGCGCTTGGTCTCTCCCTCGGTGATGTCGTCCTCTATCCAATGCCGGCAGGGGGCAGTTTCGACCGGCGGCTGGAACACGACCACGCGATAGAGGCGGCGCTGATTGCGCGGGAAACGGGCCGCCCGGTGCAACTGGTCTGGTCGCGCTGGCAGGAACAATTGCGGCTGCGCCCGCGCCCGCCGGTGGCGGCAACGCTCAGTGCCAGGCTGGATTCGTCGGGCCGGATCGAAATCATGCGTGCCCGCGTGGCCGCGCCGCCTTCCGCGCTGGAATTCGGCCGCCGCCTGTTCGGCAACGCCACCAGCTGGGGTGCGATTGCCGATGTCGCGGGGGAAGCGGATGCCATGGTGCTGGAAGGGCTGATGCCGCCCTATGCCATCCCCCATGTCGCGCTGGATCATGTGCCTGTGCGGATCGGCCTGCCCACGGGGCGACTGCGCGGCAACGCCCTTGGCTATGGCTGCTTCATGATGGAAAGCTTCATCGATGAAGTGGCGCGGCGGCAGGAACAGGAACCGCTTTCCTTCCGCATTTCCATGCTGGGGGACGATCTGCGCCTTGCCCATTGCCTGCAAACTGCCGCGCGGCTGGGCAATTGGGGCGGCGGCGAAGCGGGCAGCGGGCAGGGCCTGGCCTGCCACCGCATGGGCGATGATGCGCGCAGCGGCCGCATCGCGCTGATCGCGACGGCGGTCGCCGGAGAAGGCGGCGTGCGGGTGGAAAGGTTGAGCGCTGCGGTCGATATCGGGCGTGTCATCAATCGCGATATCGCCCTGCAGCAGATAGAGGGCGGCTTGCTGTTCGGCCTCGGCCTCGCGCTCGGTTCGGGCATGGAATATGATCAGGGGCTGCCGGTGCAGGGGCGGCTGGCTTCGCTCAACATGCCCTCCCTGGCTGACAGCCCGGAGATCGAAATCGAACTGATCGAAAGCGATGCCGATCCATTCGATCCGGGCGAATTGCCGGTGGCCCCGGTCGCCCCCGCCATCGCCAATGCGCTGTTTTCCGCAACGGGGCTTCGCTTGCGGCGCCTGCCGCTGCTATCAGGTGGATTATGA
- the hemH gene encoding ferrochelatase, protein MTWQKQKLPADHKPVKSGGVGVLLVNLGTPDAPDPRSVRRYLAEFLSDPRVIEIPKLVWQPILRGIILNTRPKKSAEAYAQVWSDKGSPLAAITSDQAELLQQRLGTDVQVSWAMRYGNPPIGDRLQALMDQGCERILLAPLYPQYSAASTATVVDKAGEKLREMRWQPALRTLPPYHDDPAYIAALAKDIGAQLDALEFQPETLLLSFHGMPKRTLELGDPYHCHCHKTARLLEEALARPSVRFRTTFQSRFGRAEWLGPATDAVLAEEGRAGTKRLAIAAPGFAADCLETLEELAIRGREEFVEAGGEQFAALSCLNAGPTGMDMLEGLIRRELSGWI, encoded by the coding sequence ATGACCTGGCAGAAACAGAAACTTCCGGCGGACCACAAGCCGGTGAAAAGCGGCGGCGTCGGCGTGCTGCTCGTCAATCTCGGCACTCCGGATGCGCCCGATCCGCGCTCCGTCCGGCGATATCTGGCGGAATTCCTTTCGGACCCGCGCGTGATCGAGATTCCGAAACTGGTCTGGCAGCCGATCCTGCGCGGTATAATATTGAATACGCGGCCGAAAAAATCGGCAGAGGCCTATGCACAAGTATGGTCGGACAAGGGCTCCCCGCTGGCGGCGATCACGTCTGACCAGGCGGAATTGTTGCAACAGAGGCTCGGCACCGATGTGCAGGTCAGCTGGGCCATGCGTTATGGCAATCCACCCATCGGTGACAGGTTGCAGGCCCTGATGGATCAAGGCTGCGAACGCATATTGCTGGCCCCGCTCTATCCGCAATATTCCGCGGCATCGACCGCCACGGTTGTGGACAAGGCGGGGGAGAAGCTGCGGGAAATGCGTTGGCAACCCGCCCTGCGGACCTTGCCGCCCTATCATGACGATCCGGCCTATATTGCCGCACTGGCAAAGGATATCGGCGCCCAGCTGGACGCGCTGGAATTCCAGCCGGAAACATTGCTGCTGAGTTTCCACGGAATGCCGAAGCGGACGCTGGAACTGGGCGATCCCTATCACTGCCACTGCCACAAGACCGCGCGCCTGCTGGAAGAAGCGCTGGCCCGCCCGTCAGTGCGGTTCCGCACCACGTTCCAGAGCCGTTTTGGCCGCGCCGAATGGCTTGGCCCGGCCACCGATGCCGTGCTGGCGGAAGAGGGCAGGGCGGGCACGAAACGCCTGGCCATCGCGGCTCCGGGCTTTGCCGCCGATTGCCTGGAAACGCTGGAAGAACTCGCCATTCGCGGGCGGGAAGAATTCGTGGAAGCCGGGGGCGAACAATTCGCCGCCCTTTCCTGCCTCAATGCCGGGCCGACCGGGATGGACATGCTGGAGGGGTTGATCCGCCGCGAACTTTCCGGCTGGATCTGA
- a CDS encoding DUF1674 domain-containing protein, translated as MTKRPTSFRKPDYWTNNPPPEPAALEKAQEELSPTRYGDWVKDGIAIDF; from the coding sequence ATGACAAAGCGGCCCACATCTTTCCGCAAGCCCGATTACTGGACCAACAACCCGCCGCCCGAACCGGCGGCGCTGGAAAAGGCGCAGGAAGAGCTGAGTCCGACCCGCTATGGCGACTGGGTCAAAGACGGAATCGCCATAGATTTCTGA
- a CDS encoding RsmB/NOP family class I SAM-dependent RNA methyltransferase encodes MPAPPGLPARRAALRLLDAVLRRGEMLDQADHAAMGGVPGLADRALARAIAGEVLRWLVDLDALIDSATRQKLAGDAKARMVLRMMLAQWLRLETPPHAVIGTGLPLLDGGPRRLAHGVFSNLARQKVTLPDVPTLPEAVASRWGERAPAIAAAIARPPPLDLALRDAAETEQWAERLSAIVLAPGHLRLPRGAPVTELAGYKEGAWWVQDFAASLPARLLGPGEGKRALDLCAAPGGKTLQLAAAGWQVTALDLSEKRLSRLRENLTRTGLQAEIVQADALKWTPEEKFDAILLDAPCTATGTCRRHPDVIHRIGPKQIDDVADLQAKLLDRASHWLKPGGRLVYAVCSLEPEEGEHQVVGCMLPADPIKPEELPATVPPTAKGWLRTDPGMLAEQGGMDGFFAARWRAD; translated from the coding sequence ATGCCAGCTCCACCAGGACTTCCCGCGCGCCGTGCCGCGCTCCGCCTGCTCGATGCGGTGCTTCGCCGCGGTGAAATGCTCGACCAGGCCGATCACGCGGCCATGGGCGGAGTGCCCGGCCTTGCCGATCGTGCGCTCGCCCGGGCCATCGCCGGGGAGGTGCTGCGCTGGCTGGTCGATCTGGATGCGCTGATCGACAGCGCGACCAGGCAGAAACTGGCCGGCGACGCCAAGGCGCGGATGGTCCTGCGCATGATGCTGGCGCAATGGTTGCGGCTGGAAACGCCGCCCCATGCCGTCATCGGCACCGGCCTGCCCTTGCTGGATGGCGGGCCGCGGCGCCTGGCGCATGGAGTCTTTTCCAATCTCGCGCGGCAGAAAGTGACTTTGCCGGATGTGCCGACCCTGCCGGAAGCGGTGGCATCCCGCTGGGGCGAGCGCGCACCGGCAATCGCGGCGGCAATCGCCCGCCCGCCCCCGCTCGATCTCGCCCTGCGCGATGCGGCGGAGACGGAACAATGGGCGGAACGCCTGTCCGCAATCGTTCTGGCACCGGGCCATCTGCGCCTGCCGCGCGGTGCCCCTGTCACCGAACTGGCCGGATACAAGGAAGGCGCCTGGTGGGTGCAGGATTTTGCCGCATCCCTGCCCGCGCGCCTGCTCGGCCCGGGCGAGGGGAAGCGGGCGCTGGATCTGTGCGCCGCGCCGGGCGGCAAGACATTGCAACTCGCCGCTGCCGGCTGGCAGGTGACGGCGCTCGACCTCAGCGAGAAGCGGCTTTCCCGCCTCCGCGAAAACCTCACCCGCACCGGTTTGCAGGCGGAAATCGTGCAGGCCGATGCGCTGAAATGGACGCCGGAGGAAAAGTTTGACGCGATCCTGCTGGACGCGCCCTGCACGGCCACTGGCACCTGCCGCCGCCACCCGGATGTGATCCACCGCATCGGGCCGAAACAGATCGACGATGTCGCTGACCTTCAGGCAAAACTGCTCGACCGCGCGAGCCATTGGCTGAAGCCCGGCGGACGGCTGGTCTATGCGGTCTGCTCTCTCGAACCCGAAGAGGGCGAACATCAGGTGGTCGGCTGCATGCTGCCCGCCGATCCGATCAAGCCGGAAGAATTGCCCGCCACCGTGCCGCCCACCGCAAAGGGCTGGCTGCGGACCGATCCGGGAATGCTGGCCGAACAGGGCGGAATGGACGGCTTCTTCGCCGCCCGCTGGCGCGCCGACTAG
- a CDS encoding GIY-YIG nuclease family protein, with translation MQRDFGPTVYIMASRRNGTLYIGVTSNLLQRAYQHRTGAISGFTKEHGVRMLVWFEQHSTMDHAITREKRLKKWNRAWKLRLIEDSNSAWRDLAEDFGFEPLC, from the coding sequence ATGCAACGCGACTTCGGGCCGACAGTTTACATCATGGCCTCCCGCCGCAACGGCACGCTCTATATCGGCGTCACCTCCAACCTGCTGCAACGTGCCTACCAGCACCGGACCGGCGCAATATCCGGCTTCACGAAGGAGCACGGCGTTAGGATGCTCGTCTGGTTCGAACAGCATTCGACCATGGACCACGCCATCACGCGGGAAAAGCGCCTGAAGAAATGGAACCGCGCGTGGAAGCTGCGGCTGATCGAAGACAGCAATTCTGCCTGGCGCGATCTGGCAGAGGATTTCGGGTTCGAACCGCTATGCTGA